Below is a genomic region from Alosa alosa isolate M-15738 ecotype Scorff River chromosome 24, AALO_Geno_1.1, whole genome shotgun sequence.
ctatctctccctttctttgcAGATAAACAAGTGACATTCAGCCTACAGCTGAAGCTATTGCCCAACCCTGTCACCATGGAGTTCGTGGCCTCAAAACTTCACAAATTCACAGCTTTGGCCATAACGCTATCCCTTTACCTGCaaccctccttctcctccaatTCTTTCTCCAATAACTCCTCTCTCCCCGCCaagtcctcttcctcctcctctccaggcCTTTCCGTCTCCCACCAGGTGGGCATCGGCATCCTGACTGTGGCGCTGATCTTGGGTTTCCCCGGCAACCTGTTTGTGGTGTGGACAGTGCTGTGCCGCGTGCGCCGGCGCTCTGTCACCTGCATCCTGGTGCTCAACCTGGCCTCGGCCGACGCCCTCGTCCTGCTGACCGCTCCGCTCTTCCTGCGCTTCCTGACCGCAGGTCAGCAGAGGAAAAAAATACCCCGAAACAATTTTAGCACGTTTTTATCGAAAGACTCAATGGGCAATAACATTCAAATTACATGCCCATAAACCTACATAGTTTGAATTAATTGAATCACatgtttatatttttttgttattgatACTGTTGTGATTCTtactgctattattattatcatttctAATGTTGGTTTTTCAACTTAATCTTAACTAATATACTGTAAGTCGCTATAGACATAATCATAAACATAATCTTGAACGTGGAATTTAGGGGGAAATCGAATGGGTGATTAAAAATATAAGAAATATCCAAATATCAACTGCCTGTGTATCTCAATGTTTGAGGGCTTTGTTTCATCTGCTAGGTGTGCACGGCTGGGAGTTTGGCGGCGCGGCGTGCAAGACCGTCCACTATCTGTGTGCCGTCAACATGTACGCGTCCATTTACCTGATCGCCCTCATGAGCGCCGACCGCTGGCTGGCCACCAGCCGTCCGTTCGTGTCGCAGCGGCTGCGCACCAAGCGGGCGCTGATGGCCATCATATTGGCGCTGTGGGTGCTCGCCTTCCTGATGGCACTGCCCATGCCTTTCTACCGcaggtgagtgtctgtgtgtgtgtgtgtgtgtttgtgtgtgtgtgtgtgtgtgtgctgtgtgtgtgtgtgtgtgtgtgtgtgtgtgtgtgtgtgtgtgtgtgtgtgcgtgtgcatgtgtgtgtgtgtgtgtgtgtgtgtgtgtgtgtgtgtgtgcatgagtgggGGGTTGGTCTTTCTGTCTTATTTGCATTTCCATTTGTATCTTGTTTGCTTCTGAAGGAACATAGAAAACAGGAAAACAGGAAACCCAACACTTTTTTAACTgtaggtgttgtgtgtatgtctgtgtctgtgtgtgtgtttgcacatgtggcTCTATGCATGTGCATGCTATTGAGTCAGCACAACCGTATATGAATATGTGCAAAgattgtgtgtgatggtgtgagtgtttgtgtctctctgtttgggtgtgtgcatgtgcatgagcATGCTatcgagtctgtgtgtgtgcgtgtgcgtgtgtgtgtgtgtgtgtgtgtgtgtgtgtgagtttgtatgtgtttgtgtgtgtgtgtgtgtgtgtgttagcatgtgtgtgtgtgtgtgtgtgtgtgtgtgtgtgtgtgtgcatgtgtgtgttggtgttggcaCTGTGTATGTTCTTATATATTTTGaagcaacacaaacaacagGAAACCAAAGTCGATTTTAACTGTATTGGTGGGTAAGCGATATTTCCACAATGATCTCACCAGACTACTTCCCCTGCATGAAAAATAGTTGATCATAAATTCTCACAACTTTGCACTGTGAGAGAATGTTTGGTGTGGGGTTTGTGTTGGTTTgcgtgtggggtggggtggggggtcataCTATTGAGTCAGCACTCATAATTACCTGTGTGTAGGGTAGGGTGGGTCATGCTATTGAGTCAGCACTCATAATTATAAGGGTAGGGGTGGGTCATGCTATTGAGTCAGCACTCATAattgtgtgtggggaggggactGTTCCTTGGGCTGCATGACATCTGCACATTGTGCAAGTTTAGGTCACAAATGCAGAGTAGTATAAGGCACATTCTACATCCAATGGTTCAGTGACAAGACTTTATTGAattcataataaataaaatatttatatcagtaaatatttttttttgtaaattaaaAAGCCATAGCATATCACAACATCATGCTTCTGATCTTCACATGATATGCATGTGATATTTGTGAGATGAGTACTCCATGAacaattcaacagagaataatgtgtgtgaatttggatGCAATTTGCGCCTGTTAGGCTCATAGGATTAACAACACTTTAGCGTTAAGGTTAGGGATAGGGTTGATGTCCAGTAATTTTAAATATTTCAAACAATTTtaaagcacatactgtatatttcaaCAAACCATCTACAAAGTCTCTGTAGACAGACTATCCAAGTAAAGTGTTCCCCAATCTTCCTCATGCTGATCTTTCAATCCATCCTCCAtcattttattatgaccgccgcgcagtgaagcggcggtcatataggtttagtcagattttttcttttttttttctttttcacatgtccaaatttctgtcaaggattcccgggacactgaaaggccggggtacacgaaacttggtgggcatgtaaccccacatggatagcatggaaccatcattttttcttttgatctgtagcccccctgttgaactggaccccccgaaaggagggtagggcagacacagttttctgtgaatatctcgagaaccgcagggtttaggaggaccattttttttgtatgttgatctcaaggggccatgtcaacccattccataaccactcatttcatgtatagcgccacctagttaaacacaaaaaagtaaaaatgaggtgttgtaatcgcaggtatctgtgacctaacatagtcaaaactgcacgaaattggaagtagGGATCATTATGTcacccctctgaatgcacgccaagtttaggtggaattcgttcatggggggccacacaataaattattttttaaatgaatttatgttactatacaccaactggcctgtaggtggccggagacagttttctgtgaatatcttgagaaccgtagggcctaggaggtccaccttttttttgtatgttggttttAAGCGGGACCAGGGGTCATTTTAActcattccatatgcacacatatgcataaacagatacacacgcacacacatacattcaccgTAATCATACttatgacacactcacacagtagacatatgtacgcatgcatgcacatgcacaaacacaggcacatacgcaggcaatatgaacaggcaagatgggggtggggttgtataaaatgaattttacatgtgaaatctatgaactaatcatgttttggtacttgttgtctagcagataccagtgagaattgagtgtggataatgcaatttagtgagacagttagaatcatataggcctttcagcgtaatttatttttgtggaaaactagtgctggactgggcggcggtcatattttgtaccgctctgcggtacatctagtttaacaAATGACTTATTAATTTAACTATGCTGTCATCCTAAGAATGTATTTTTATGCTACTCATGCAATATCTTCTCTATTGCCCAATGTTGCTGTCAGCACATGGTGAATGAAGCctctgtgtggttgtttttatGCCAGCCAGCCCAATTTGTAATTCAATAATCTGTGAAGAGCTAGTTTTTTGACTAAAATGTAGTGGTTGTGGTTATTCGTTGTAAAGTATTGTGGGTATGTACCAGGTGTCAGTGAGGCCAAATGTTGATTTCCATGTGAGTGGACAATAaagattctattctattctattctgtcCCAGCAACTTGCAGATTTTACGACATAAGAACATCTCGTCGTTCTTCTGCGTGCCATTCCACTGGAACAGCGTGCGTCACGAGGCCTTCCAGTACCTGACCGAGACGCTGCTGGGCTTCCTGCTACCGTTTGTCCTCATCGCCGGCTGCTACTCCTCCGTCTTCCGGCGCTTGCGCTCAGCCATGTTCCAGGGGCGCGGCCGCGGCAACtgcctcatcctcctcatcctcgcCGCCTTCGCTGTCTTCTGGCTGCCCTACCACATCATCAACATCCTGCAggtgaggagtggagagagagaaagagagagagagagagagagagagagagagagggggggggggaacaaTGAAGCAGAGACTTTTGGATGAAAGGCCTCTGGCTACCTTAACAAGTGAgcagttgagagagagaggagaaggaggagaaggaggagggagaaggagagggaaaaggagtgacaaagagaaagtgacagagagagagagagagaaagagagagagagaatggggggcATTGTGATATGGAGTGGGCAAGGTAAAAGGGCTGTCTTTGAACTCTCCTGGCTCCCTATCAAATCACCAACATCCCACAGGTAAGCgaggaaaaggagggagaggggagggaaagagagggagagaaggtagtagagggagggatgatggagggatagatagaAGCAAGGAtggacgtgtttgtgtgtgtgtatagtgtgtgtgtgtgtgtatgtttgtgtgtgtgcatttttgagTGTGCAGGGCTATTATCTTTTCTATAAGGTTTAATTTGCTTCTCTGTTCAGTGACAGGTGCTGTTCAGTCAATCAGGACACACTGTGAGTGGCAGTTATGCTCTTTGGGTGCCATAGCAAGGAAACACTGATGGTGTttaaaatatactgtacatctgcACCACAGTGCAAGTGCTTGATGGACATCCGCACTGACACCTAGATCCTGCATTCTGAAATAGTCTGGCTGAATCCCATTGTCCACACCCACGGACAGGACACATGCTGTCAGATATGCTGTTGGCAAAATGGCTGCTACTGTGGTGCAGATCTGTTTACAAACAGTTCACACTCAGAAGCTTACTTTCTTGGTTCTAGTGTTGGTTCTTTTTTCTCATAACTGTTTATTGTGGCTTCTTGGGGTGTGTAGAACCCCATAGAACCACATAGAGCAAAATGCC
It encodes:
- the ltb4r gene encoding LOW QUALITY PROTEIN: leukotriene B4 receptor 1 (The sequence of the model RefSeq protein was modified relative to this genomic sequence to represent the inferred CDS: substituted 3 bases at 3 genomic stop codons) yields the protein MEFVASKLHKFTALAITLSLYLQPSFSSNSFSNNSSLPAKSSSSSSPGLSVSHQVGIGILTVALILGFPGNLFVVWTVLCRVRRRSVTCILVLNLASADALVLLTAPLFLRFLTAGVHGWEFGGAACKTVHYLCAVNMYASIYLIALMSADRWLATSRPFVSQRLRTKRALMAIILALWVLAFLMALPMPFYRSNLQILRHKNISSFFCVPFHWNSVRHEAFQYLTETLLGFLLPFVLIAGCYSSVFRRLRSAMFQGRGRGNCLILLILAAFAVFWLPYHIINILQVIGLLNDWEWGKSAAXAGWRXRGQRXAFFSSSVNPVLYVFAGSSHIRNAGLGFMARLFEGTNSDGTSRSSRTSRSSVPDESSAFHKLSRKLTGRGGGGRGGRGESVTINEEDTKKIAELKTLMAVAE